One Etheostoma cragini isolate CJK2018 chromosome 19, CSU_Ecrag_1.0, whole genome shotgun sequence DNA segment encodes these proteins:
- the LOC117934990 gene encoding solute carrier family 12 member 6-like isoform X1, producing MASLRFTVTATKAEDLPGLSDTSPDISSRSGARVRFGSRESVHRSDLVSEASGGGTTTAGGAETPDYSNVEQADGNSKISSVYINNTHGVDDDDFYDRNLALFEEEMDTRPKVSSLLNRLANYTNLTQGAREHEEAESIGEKKKASKSPQMGTFMGVYLPCLQNIFGVILFLRLTWVVGSAGVLQALCIVFICCCCTLLTAISMSAIATNGVVPAGGAYFMISRSLGPEFGGAVGLCFYLGTTFAGAMYILGAIEILLMYIAPKAAIFVSKHPEGEGAAMLNNMRVYGSICLLLMSLLVFVGVKYVNKLASIFLACVIVSIVSIYVGALVSAFNPPHFPVCMLGNRTINGHEIDDNHCAKTILLQIKEPVEKVDDNITLINENSTMSPTFDPSLSTNLVEKTTYLWKQFCQGPEINATCDQYFLSNNFSEIKGIPGLASGIISENLWSSYPSRGDVLEKVSLISTHEAHPASTQQPYVFADITTSFTLLVGIFFPSVTGIMAGSNRSGDLKDAQRSIPIGTILAILTTSIVYLSSVVLFGTCINGVLLRDKFGDSVKGNLVVGTLAWPSPWVIVIGSFFSTCGAGLQSLTGAPRLLQAIAKDNIIPFLRVFGHGKANGEPTWALLLTALIAELGILIASLDLVAPILTMFFLMCYLFVNLACGLQTLLRTPNWRPRFSYYHWTLSFLGMTICLALMFISSWYYAIAAMVIAGMIYKYIEYHGAEKEWGDGIRGLSLSAARYALLRLEEGPPHTKNWRPQVLVLLKLDEDAHVKSPRLLTFANQLKAGKGLTIVGTVVSGNFLQSYGEALAAEQTLKHLMDKERVKGFCQCIVAQKPREGISHMIQSSGLGGMKPNTVVMGWPHAWRQSEDPQSWKTFINTVRVTTAAHLALLVPKNISLFPSNSEPCTEGYIDVWWIVHDGGMLMLLPFLLRQHKVWRKCGMRIFTVAQMEDNSIQMKKDLATFLYHLRIEADVEVVEMHDSDISAYTYERTLMMEQRSQMLRQMRLSKSDREREGNPGSSSSRPEAGGATRSQRARWSFDDAQLVKDRNSMLRLTSIGSDDDDDTDGGERDRATSAGMSGGGAGAGAGGGSAEHHRRVQMTWTKEKTSQYRATHSGCSTPEGFRDMLSIRPDHSNVRRMHTAVKLNEVIVNKSHDARLVLLNMPGPPRNTEGDENYMEFLEVLTEGLERVLLVRGGGSEVITIYS from the exons CAGATGGAAATTCCAAAATCTCCAGCGTGTACATCAACAACACTCATGGAGTGGATGACGATGACTTCTACGACAGAAACTTGGCTTTGTTTGAG GAGGAGATGGACACTCGGCCAAAGGTGTCTTCTCTGCTCAATCGCCTGGCCAACTACACCAACCTTACGCAGGGGGCCAGGGAACACGAGGAGGCCGAGAGCATTGGCGAGAAGAAGAAAGCCAGCAAG TCGCCACAGATGGGCACCTTTATGGGAGTTTACCTGCCTTGCCTCCAGAACATCTTCGGTGTCATCCTGTTCCTGCGGTTGACCTGGGTGGTGGGAAGTGCTGGGGTGCTGCAGGCCCTCTGTATTGTCTTCATATGCTGTTGCTGT ACGTTGTTGACTGCAATATCCATGAGTGCAATCGCCACTAATGGAGTTGTACCAG CGGGAGGCGCCTACTTCATGATTAGTCGCTCTCTGGGTCCAGAGTTTGGGGGGGCTGTGGGCCTGTGTTTCTACTTGGGGACCACCTTTGCTGGAGCCATGTACATCCTGGGAGCCATTGAGATCCTTCTG aTGTACATAGCACCTAAGGCAGCCATTTTTGTGTCAAAACACCCTGAAGGCGAAGGGGCAGCCATGTTGAACAACATGCGGGTCTACGGCTCCATCTGTCTCCTCCTGATGTCTTTGCTGGTCTTTGTGGGCGTGAAGTATGTCAACAAACTGGCCTCCATCTTCTTGGCCTGCGTCATCGTGTCCATAGTTTCCATCTACGTCGGGGCGCTGGTCTCCGCCTTCAATCCGCCACATTTCCC tgtgtgcatgctgggaaaccGAACTATCAACGGCCATGAAATTGATGACAACCACTGTGCAAAAACCATCCTGCTGCAGATCAAAGAGCCAGTGGAGAAAGTTGACGACAACATCACACTGATTAATG AAAACAGCACTATGAGCCCGACCTTTGACCCCAGCCTTTCTACCAATCTGGTGGAGAAGACCACGTATCTTTGGAAGCAGTTTTGCCAGGGCCCAGAAATCAACGCCACCTGTGACCAATACTTCCTTTCCAACAATTTTTCAGAGATCAAAGGGATACCCGGTCTGGCCAGTGGAATAATTTCAG AGAACCTGTGGAGCTCCTACCCCAGCCGAGGGGACGTGTTGGAGAAAGTCTCCCTTATCTCCACTCACGAAGCACATCCTGCCTCCACTCAGCAGCCTTATGTGTTTGCTGACATCACCACCTCCTTCACACTGCTGGTGGGAATCTTCTTCCCCTCCGTCACAG gAATCATGGCCGGTTCCAACCGGTCGGGCGATCTGAAAGATGCCCAGCGCTCCATCCCCATTGGAACCATTCTCGCCATCCTCACCACTTCCATCGTCT ACCTGAGCAGCGTTGTCTTGTTTGGAACCTGCATCAACGGGGTGCTCCTCAGAGACAA GTTTGGTGACTCAGTCAAAGGGAATCTGGTTGTGGGGACTCTGGCTTGGCCATCTCCCTGGGTCATTGTGATTGGCTCTTTCTTCTCGACATGTGGCGCAGGCCTCCAGTCGCTGACCGGCGCTCCCCGACTTCTACAGGCCATTGCCAAGGACAACATCATTCCATTCCTCCGG gtgTTTGGCCATGGGAAGGCTAACGGGGAGCCCACCTGGGCCTTGCTGCTCACAGCCCTAATAGCCGAGCTGGGGATTCTCATTGCTTCTCTGGACCTCGTGGCTCCCATCCTTACAAT GTTCTTCTTGATGTGTTATCTGTTTGTGAACCTGGCCTGTGGCCTCCAGACCCTCCTGAGGACGCCCAACTGGAGGCCGCGCTTTTCCTATTACCACTG GACCTTGTCGTTTTTGGGGATGACTATCTGCCTGGCACTCATGTTCATATCCTCCTGGTACTACGCAATCGCTGCCATGGTGATCGCTGGCATGATCTACAAGTACATTGAGTACCACGG agcGGAGAAAGAGTGGGGGGATGGCATCCGCGGTCTCTCACTCAGTGCTGCCCGATATGCCCTCCTGAGGTTGGAAGAGGGACCACCGCACACCAAGAACTGGAG GCCCCAGGTGTTAGTCTTACTAAAACTGGACGAGGACGCCCACGTCAAGTCTCCTCGCCTGCTGACGTTTGCCAACCAGCTGAAGGCGGGAAAGGGCCTAACCATCGTCGGCACAGTCGTCTCTGGAAACTTCCTACAAAGCTACGGCGAGGCCCTCGCTGCTGAACAG ACTCTGAAGCACCTGATGGATAAGGAACGTGTGAAGGGCTTCTGTCAGTGTATCGTGGCCCAGAAGCCACGTGAAGGTATCAGCCACATGATCCAATCCAGCGGCCTGGGAGGAATGAAGCCCAACACTGTGGTGATGGGCTGGCCTCACGCCTGGAGGCAGAGTGAGGACCCACAGTCCTGGAAGACTTTCATCA ACACAGTGCGTGTGACCACAGCAGCCCACTTGGCCCTGCTGGTGCCCAAAAACATCTCCCTGTTCCCCAGCAACAGCGAGCCCTGCACAGAGGGCTACATTGATGTCTGGTGGATCGTCCACGATGGAGGGATGCTAATGCTGCTGCCCTTCCTGCTGCGCCAACACAAA GTGTGGCGTAAGTGTGGGATGCGAATCTTCACAGTGGCCCAGATGGAGGATAACTCCATCCAGATGAAGAAGGATCTGGCAACCTTCCTCTATCACCTACGCATTGAGGCTGACGTGGAAGTAGTTGAGATG CATGACAGTGACATCAGTGCGTACACCTATGAAAGGACCCTGATGATGGAGCAGAGGTCTCAGATGCTCAGACAGATGCGACTGTCTAAATcagaccgagagagagag GGAAACCCtggtagcagcagcagtaggcCAGAGGCAGGTGGAGCCACAAGGTCTCAG CGGGCACGCTGGAGTTTTGATGAT GCTCAGCTGGTGAAAGACCGGAACTCCATGCTGCGGCTGACAAGCATCGGATCCGACGATGACGACGACACCGACGGCGGGGAGCGCGACAGGGCGACAAGCGCTGGTATGAGCGGCGGTGGTGCTGGCGCCGGAGCCGGTGGAGGCAGCGCCGAGCATCACCGTAGAGTTCAGATGACCTGGACCAAAGAGAAGACCTCGCAGTACAGAGCCACACACTCCGGCTGCTCCACACCGGAGGGCTTCAGAGACATGCTCAGCATCAGGCC GGACCACTCCAACGTCAGGCGGATGCACACCGCCGTCAAGCTCAACGAGgtcattgtcaacaaatcccatgatgCCCGGCTCGTCCTGCTCAACATGCCAGGACCACCCAGGAACACGGAGGGAGACGAGAACT ACATGGAGTTCCTCGAGGTCCTAACGGAAGGATTGGAGCGTGTTCTGTTGGTCAGAGGTGGAGGAAGTGAAGTCATCACCATCTACTCCTGA
- the LOC117934990 gene encoding solute carrier family 12 member 6-like isoform X3 produces MASLRFTVTATKAEDLPGLSDTSPDISSRSGARVRFGSRESVHRSDLVSEASGGGTTTAGGAETPDYSNVEQADGNSKISSVYINNTHGVDDDDFYDRNLALFEEEMDTRPKVSSLLNRLANYTNLTQGAREHEEAESIGEKKKASKSPQMGTFMGVYLPCLQNIFGVILFLRLTWVVGSAGVLQALCIVFICCCCTLLTAISMSAIATNGVVPAGGAYFMISRSLGPEFGGAVGLCFYLGTTFAGAMYILGAIEILLMYIAPKAAIFVSKHPEGEGAAMLNNMRVYGSICLLLMSLLVFVGVKYVNKLASIFLACVIVSIVSIYVGALVSAFNPPHFPVCMLGNRTINGHEIDDNHCAKTILLQIKEPVEKVDDNITLINENSTMSPTFDPSLSTNLVEKTTYLWKQFCQGPEINATCDQYFLSNNFSEIKGIPGLASGIISENLWSSYPSRGDVLEKVSLISTHEAHPASTQQPYVFADITTSFTLLVGIFFPSVTGIMAGSNRSGDLKDAQRSIPIGTILAILTTSIVYLSSVVLFGTCINGVLLRDKFGDSVKGNLVVGTLAWPSPWVIVIGSFFSTCGAGLQSLTGAPRLLQAIAKDNIIPFLRVFGHGKANGEPTWALLLTALIAELGILIASLDLVAPILTMFFLMCYLFVNLACGLQTLLRTPNWRPRFSYYHWTLSFLGMTICLALMFISSWYYAIAAMVIAGMIYKYIEYHGAEKEWGDGIRGLSLSAARYALLRLEEGPPHTKNWRPQVLVLLKLDEDAHVKSPRLLTFANQLKAGKGLTIVGTVVSGNFLQSYGEALAAEQTLKHLMDKERVKGFCQCIVAQKPREGISHMIQSSGLGGMKPNTVVMGWPHAWRQSEDPQSWKTFINTVRVTTAAHLALLVPKNISLFPSNSEPCTEGYIDVWWIVHDGGMLMLLPFLLRQHKVWRKCGMRIFTVAQMEDNSIQMKKDLATFLYHLRIEADVEVVEMHDSDISAYTYERTLMMEQRSQMLRQMRLSKSDREREGNPGSSSSRPEAGGATRSQAQLVKDRNSMLRLTSIGSDDDDDTDGGERDRATSAGMSGGGAGAGAGGGSAEHHRRVQMTWTKEKTSQYRATHSGCSTPEGFRDMLSIRPDHSNVRRMHTAVKLNEVIVNKSHDARLVLLNMPGPPRNTEGDENYMEFLEVLTEGLERVLLVRGGGSEVITIYS; encoded by the exons CAGATGGAAATTCCAAAATCTCCAGCGTGTACATCAACAACACTCATGGAGTGGATGACGATGACTTCTACGACAGAAACTTGGCTTTGTTTGAG GAGGAGATGGACACTCGGCCAAAGGTGTCTTCTCTGCTCAATCGCCTGGCCAACTACACCAACCTTACGCAGGGGGCCAGGGAACACGAGGAGGCCGAGAGCATTGGCGAGAAGAAGAAAGCCAGCAAG TCGCCACAGATGGGCACCTTTATGGGAGTTTACCTGCCTTGCCTCCAGAACATCTTCGGTGTCATCCTGTTCCTGCGGTTGACCTGGGTGGTGGGAAGTGCTGGGGTGCTGCAGGCCCTCTGTATTGTCTTCATATGCTGTTGCTGT ACGTTGTTGACTGCAATATCCATGAGTGCAATCGCCACTAATGGAGTTGTACCAG CGGGAGGCGCCTACTTCATGATTAGTCGCTCTCTGGGTCCAGAGTTTGGGGGGGCTGTGGGCCTGTGTTTCTACTTGGGGACCACCTTTGCTGGAGCCATGTACATCCTGGGAGCCATTGAGATCCTTCTG aTGTACATAGCACCTAAGGCAGCCATTTTTGTGTCAAAACACCCTGAAGGCGAAGGGGCAGCCATGTTGAACAACATGCGGGTCTACGGCTCCATCTGTCTCCTCCTGATGTCTTTGCTGGTCTTTGTGGGCGTGAAGTATGTCAACAAACTGGCCTCCATCTTCTTGGCCTGCGTCATCGTGTCCATAGTTTCCATCTACGTCGGGGCGCTGGTCTCCGCCTTCAATCCGCCACATTTCCC tgtgtgcatgctgggaaaccGAACTATCAACGGCCATGAAATTGATGACAACCACTGTGCAAAAACCATCCTGCTGCAGATCAAAGAGCCAGTGGAGAAAGTTGACGACAACATCACACTGATTAATG AAAACAGCACTATGAGCCCGACCTTTGACCCCAGCCTTTCTACCAATCTGGTGGAGAAGACCACGTATCTTTGGAAGCAGTTTTGCCAGGGCCCAGAAATCAACGCCACCTGTGACCAATACTTCCTTTCCAACAATTTTTCAGAGATCAAAGGGATACCCGGTCTGGCCAGTGGAATAATTTCAG AGAACCTGTGGAGCTCCTACCCCAGCCGAGGGGACGTGTTGGAGAAAGTCTCCCTTATCTCCACTCACGAAGCACATCCTGCCTCCACTCAGCAGCCTTATGTGTTTGCTGACATCACCACCTCCTTCACACTGCTGGTGGGAATCTTCTTCCCCTCCGTCACAG gAATCATGGCCGGTTCCAACCGGTCGGGCGATCTGAAAGATGCCCAGCGCTCCATCCCCATTGGAACCATTCTCGCCATCCTCACCACTTCCATCGTCT ACCTGAGCAGCGTTGTCTTGTTTGGAACCTGCATCAACGGGGTGCTCCTCAGAGACAA GTTTGGTGACTCAGTCAAAGGGAATCTGGTTGTGGGGACTCTGGCTTGGCCATCTCCCTGGGTCATTGTGATTGGCTCTTTCTTCTCGACATGTGGCGCAGGCCTCCAGTCGCTGACCGGCGCTCCCCGACTTCTACAGGCCATTGCCAAGGACAACATCATTCCATTCCTCCGG gtgTTTGGCCATGGGAAGGCTAACGGGGAGCCCACCTGGGCCTTGCTGCTCACAGCCCTAATAGCCGAGCTGGGGATTCTCATTGCTTCTCTGGACCTCGTGGCTCCCATCCTTACAAT GTTCTTCTTGATGTGTTATCTGTTTGTGAACCTGGCCTGTGGCCTCCAGACCCTCCTGAGGACGCCCAACTGGAGGCCGCGCTTTTCCTATTACCACTG GACCTTGTCGTTTTTGGGGATGACTATCTGCCTGGCACTCATGTTCATATCCTCCTGGTACTACGCAATCGCTGCCATGGTGATCGCTGGCATGATCTACAAGTACATTGAGTACCACGG agcGGAGAAAGAGTGGGGGGATGGCATCCGCGGTCTCTCACTCAGTGCTGCCCGATATGCCCTCCTGAGGTTGGAAGAGGGACCACCGCACACCAAGAACTGGAG GCCCCAGGTGTTAGTCTTACTAAAACTGGACGAGGACGCCCACGTCAAGTCTCCTCGCCTGCTGACGTTTGCCAACCAGCTGAAGGCGGGAAAGGGCCTAACCATCGTCGGCACAGTCGTCTCTGGAAACTTCCTACAAAGCTACGGCGAGGCCCTCGCTGCTGAACAG ACTCTGAAGCACCTGATGGATAAGGAACGTGTGAAGGGCTTCTGTCAGTGTATCGTGGCCCAGAAGCCACGTGAAGGTATCAGCCACATGATCCAATCCAGCGGCCTGGGAGGAATGAAGCCCAACACTGTGGTGATGGGCTGGCCTCACGCCTGGAGGCAGAGTGAGGACCCACAGTCCTGGAAGACTTTCATCA ACACAGTGCGTGTGACCACAGCAGCCCACTTGGCCCTGCTGGTGCCCAAAAACATCTCCCTGTTCCCCAGCAACAGCGAGCCCTGCACAGAGGGCTACATTGATGTCTGGTGGATCGTCCACGATGGAGGGATGCTAATGCTGCTGCCCTTCCTGCTGCGCCAACACAAA GTGTGGCGTAAGTGTGGGATGCGAATCTTCACAGTGGCCCAGATGGAGGATAACTCCATCCAGATGAAGAAGGATCTGGCAACCTTCCTCTATCACCTACGCATTGAGGCTGACGTGGAAGTAGTTGAGATG CATGACAGTGACATCAGTGCGTACACCTATGAAAGGACCCTGATGATGGAGCAGAGGTCTCAGATGCTCAGACAGATGCGACTGTCTAAATcagaccgagagagagag GGAAACCCtggtagcagcagcagtaggcCAGAGGCAGGTGGAGCCACAAGGTCTCAG GCTCAGCTGGTGAAAGACCGGAACTCCATGCTGCGGCTGACAAGCATCGGATCCGACGATGACGACGACACCGACGGCGGGGAGCGCGACAGGGCGACAAGCGCTGGTATGAGCGGCGGTGGTGCTGGCGCCGGAGCCGGTGGAGGCAGCGCCGAGCATCACCGTAGAGTTCAGATGACCTGGACCAAAGAGAAGACCTCGCAGTACAGAGCCACACACTCCGGCTGCTCCACACCGGAGGGCTTCAGAGACATGCTCAGCATCAGGCC GGACCACTCCAACGTCAGGCGGATGCACACCGCCGTCAAGCTCAACGAGgtcattgtcaacaaatcccatgatgCCCGGCTCGTCCTGCTCAACATGCCAGGACCACCCAGGAACACGGAGGGAGACGAGAACT ACATGGAGTTCCTCGAGGTCCTAACGGAAGGATTGGAGCGTGTTCTGTTGGTCAGAGGTGGAGGAAGTGAAGTCATCACCATCTACTCCTGA
- the LOC117934990 gene encoding solute carrier family 12 member 6-like isoform X6: MASLRFTVTATKAEDLPGLSDTSPDISSRSGARVRFGSRESVHRSDLVSEASGGGTTTAGGAETPDYSNVEQADGNSKISSVYINNTHGVDDDDFYDRNLALFEEEMDTRPKVSSLLNRLANYTNLTQGAREHEEAESIGEKKKASKSPQMGTFMGVYLPCLQNIFGVILFLRLTWVVGSAGVLQALCIVFICCCCTLLTAISMSAIATNGVVPAGGAYFMISRSLGPEFGGAVGLCFYLGTTFAGAMYILGAIEILLMYIAPKAAIFVSKHPEGEGAAMLNNMRVYGSICLLLMSLLVFVGVKYVNKLASIFLACVIVSIVSIYVGALVSAFNPPHFPVCMLGNRTINGHEIDDNHCAKTILLQIKEPVEKVDDNITLINENSTMSPTFDPSLSTNLVEKTTYLWKQFCQGPEINATCDQYFLSNNFSEIKGIPGLASGIISENLWSSYPSRGDVLEKVSLISTHEAHPASTQQPYVFADITTSFTLLVGIFFPSVTGIMAGSNRSGDLKDAQRSIPIGTILAILTTSIVYLSSVVLFGTCINGVLLRDKFGDSVKGNLVVGTLAWPSPWVIVIGSFFSTCGAGLQSLTGAPRLLQAIAKDNIIPFLRVFGHGKANGEPTWALLLTALIAELGILIASLDLVAPILTMFFLMCYLFVNLACGLQTLLRTPNWRPRFSYYHWTLSFLGMTICLALMFISSWYYAIAAMVIAGMIYKYIEYHGAEKEWGDGIRGLSLSAARYALLRLEEGPPHTKNWRPQVLVLLKLDEDAHVKSPRLLTFANQLKAGKGLTIVGTVVSGNFLQSYGEALAAEQTLKHLMDKERVKGFCQCIVAQKPREGISHMIQSSGLGGMKPNTVVMGWPHAWRQSEDPQSWKTFINTVRVTTAAHLALLVPKNISLFPSNSEPCTEGYIDVWWIVHDGGMLMLLPFLLRQHKVWRKCGMRIFTVAQMEDNSIQMKKDLATFLYHLRIEADVEVVEMHDSDISAYTYERTLMMEQRSQMLRQMRLSKSDREREAQLVKDRNSMLRLTSIGSDDDDDTDGGERDRATSAGMSGGGAGAGAGGGSAEHHRRVQMTWTKEKTSQYRATHSGCSTPEGFRDMLSIRPDHSNVRRMHTAVKLNEVIVNKSHDARLVLLNMPGPPRNTEGDENYMEFLEVLTEGLERVLLVRGGGSEVITIYS; this comes from the exons CAGATGGAAATTCCAAAATCTCCAGCGTGTACATCAACAACACTCATGGAGTGGATGACGATGACTTCTACGACAGAAACTTGGCTTTGTTTGAG GAGGAGATGGACACTCGGCCAAAGGTGTCTTCTCTGCTCAATCGCCTGGCCAACTACACCAACCTTACGCAGGGGGCCAGGGAACACGAGGAGGCCGAGAGCATTGGCGAGAAGAAGAAAGCCAGCAAG TCGCCACAGATGGGCACCTTTATGGGAGTTTACCTGCCTTGCCTCCAGAACATCTTCGGTGTCATCCTGTTCCTGCGGTTGACCTGGGTGGTGGGAAGTGCTGGGGTGCTGCAGGCCCTCTGTATTGTCTTCATATGCTGTTGCTGT ACGTTGTTGACTGCAATATCCATGAGTGCAATCGCCACTAATGGAGTTGTACCAG CGGGAGGCGCCTACTTCATGATTAGTCGCTCTCTGGGTCCAGAGTTTGGGGGGGCTGTGGGCCTGTGTTTCTACTTGGGGACCACCTTTGCTGGAGCCATGTACATCCTGGGAGCCATTGAGATCCTTCTG aTGTACATAGCACCTAAGGCAGCCATTTTTGTGTCAAAACACCCTGAAGGCGAAGGGGCAGCCATGTTGAACAACATGCGGGTCTACGGCTCCATCTGTCTCCTCCTGATGTCTTTGCTGGTCTTTGTGGGCGTGAAGTATGTCAACAAACTGGCCTCCATCTTCTTGGCCTGCGTCATCGTGTCCATAGTTTCCATCTACGTCGGGGCGCTGGTCTCCGCCTTCAATCCGCCACATTTCCC tgtgtgcatgctgggaaaccGAACTATCAACGGCCATGAAATTGATGACAACCACTGTGCAAAAACCATCCTGCTGCAGATCAAAGAGCCAGTGGAGAAAGTTGACGACAACATCACACTGATTAATG AAAACAGCACTATGAGCCCGACCTTTGACCCCAGCCTTTCTACCAATCTGGTGGAGAAGACCACGTATCTTTGGAAGCAGTTTTGCCAGGGCCCAGAAATCAACGCCACCTGTGACCAATACTTCCTTTCCAACAATTTTTCAGAGATCAAAGGGATACCCGGTCTGGCCAGTGGAATAATTTCAG AGAACCTGTGGAGCTCCTACCCCAGCCGAGGGGACGTGTTGGAGAAAGTCTCCCTTATCTCCACTCACGAAGCACATCCTGCCTCCACTCAGCAGCCTTATGTGTTTGCTGACATCACCACCTCCTTCACACTGCTGGTGGGAATCTTCTTCCCCTCCGTCACAG gAATCATGGCCGGTTCCAACCGGTCGGGCGATCTGAAAGATGCCCAGCGCTCCATCCCCATTGGAACCATTCTCGCCATCCTCACCACTTCCATCGTCT ACCTGAGCAGCGTTGTCTTGTTTGGAACCTGCATCAACGGGGTGCTCCTCAGAGACAA GTTTGGTGACTCAGTCAAAGGGAATCTGGTTGTGGGGACTCTGGCTTGGCCATCTCCCTGGGTCATTGTGATTGGCTCTTTCTTCTCGACATGTGGCGCAGGCCTCCAGTCGCTGACCGGCGCTCCCCGACTTCTACAGGCCATTGCCAAGGACAACATCATTCCATTCCTCCGG gtgTTTGGCCATGGGAAGGCTAACGGGGAGCCCACCTGGGCCTTGCTGCTCACAGCCCTAATAGCCGAGCTGGGGATTCTCATTGCTTCTCTGGACCTCGTGGCTCCCATCCTTACAAT GTTCTTCTTGATGTGTTATCTGTTTGTGAACCTGGCCTGTGGCCTCCAGACCCTCCTGAGGACGCCCAACTGGAGGCCGCGCTTTTCCTATTACCACTG GACCTTGTCGTTTTTGGGGATGACTATCTGCCTGGCACTCATGTTCATATCCTCCTGGTACTACGCAATCGCTGCCATGGTGATCGCTGGCATGATCTACAAGTACATTGAGTACCACGG agcGGAGAAAGAGTGGGGGGATGGCATCCGCGGTCTCTCACTCAGTGCTGCCCGATATGCCCTCCTGAGGTTGGAAGAGGGACCACCGCACACCAAGAACTGGAG GCCCCAGGTGTTAGTCTTACTAAAACTGGACGAGGACGCCCACGTCAAGTCTCCTCGCCTGCTGACGTTTGCCAACCAGCTGAAGGCGGGAAAGGGCCTAACCATCGTCGGCACAGTCGTCTCTGGAAACTTCCTACAAAGCTACGGCGAGGCCCTCGCTGCTGAACAG ACTCTGAAGCACCTGATGGATAAGGAACGTGTGAAGGGCTTCTGTCAGTGTATCGTGGCCCAGAAGCCACGTGAAGGTATCAGCCACATGATCCAATCCAGCGGCCTGGGAGGAATGAAGCCCAACACTGTGGTGATGGGCTGGCCTCACGCCTGGAGGCAGAGTGAGGACCCACAGTCCTGGAAGACTTTCATCA ACACAGTGCGTGTGACCACAGCAGCCCACTTGGCCCTGCTGGTGCCCAAAAACATCTCCCTGTTCCCCAGCAACAGCGAGCCCTGCACAGAGGGCTACATTGATGTCTGGTGGATCGTCCACGATGGAGGGATGCTAATGCTGCTGCCCTTCCTGCTGCGCCAACACAAA GTGTGGCGTAAGTGTGGGATGCGAATCTTCACAGTGGCCCAGATGGAGGATAACTCCATCCAGATGAAGAAGGATCTGGCAACCTTCCTCTATCACCTACGCATTGAGGCTGACGTGGAAGTAGTTGAGATG CATGACAGTGACATCAGTGCGTACACCTATGAAAGGACCCTGATGATGGAGCAGAGGTCTCAGATGCTCAGACAGATGCGACTGTCTAAATcagaccgagagagagag GCTCAGCTGGTGAAAGACCGGAACTCCATGCTGCGGCTGACAAGCATCGGATCCGACGATGACGACGACACCGACGGCGGGGAGCGCGACAGGGCGACAAGCGCTGGTATGAGCGGCGGTGGTGCTGGCGCCGGAGCCGGTGGAGGCAGCGCCGAGCATCACCGTAGAGTTCAGATGACCTGGACCAAAGAGAAGACCTCGCAGTACAGAGCCACACACTCCGGCTGCTCCACACCGGAGGGCTTCAGAGACATGCTCAGCATCAGGCC GGACCACTCCAACGTCAGGCGGATGCACACCGCCGTCAAGCTCAACGAGgtcattgtcaacaaatcccatgatgCCCGGCTCGTCCTGCTCAACATGCCAGGACCACCCAGGAACACGGAGGGAGACGAGAACT ACATGGAGTTCCTCGAGGTCCTAACGGAAGGATTGGAGCGTGTTCTGTTGGTCAGAGGTGGAGGAAGTGAAGTCATCACCATCTACTCCTGA